In the genome of Candidatus Zixiibacteriota bacterium, the window ACCACCCACTTTCTACCGAGGACAATAATGCGACTGTCCGGAAACTCGCGTTATGATTAGAATCCCCCCACATATTCAATCGCTTCAACCGTACGTAGCCGGCAAACCGATTGCCGAACTGGCGCGGGAGAAAAATCTCTCCCGAATCGTCAAACTTGCTTCCAACGAAAACCCACTTGGCCCCTCGCCAAAGGCGCTCGAGGCGGCCCGCCTGGCGCTTCTGGAAAGCCATCGTTATGTCGATCCGGGCAGCTACGACCTAGTGCATGCACTTGCCGTCAAGCATCACAAACCGCCCCAGCAGATCGTCTGTGCTTCAGGCGTCGACGCGCTGTTAGGGTACATCATCAAGGCGTTTTCCGAGGATGGCGATGAGGTACTGACGTCGGAGGGGACCTTCATCGGCATTTACGTCAACACGAACAAACACCGCCGCCGCCTTTGTCAGGTACCACTACGCCAGTACCACTATGATCTAGACGCCATACTGGATGCCATTTCGCCGCATACCCGGATTATCTACATTGCCAACCCCAACAATCCGACCGGCACAATCGTCACCGCCGCGGAGTTCTCGCAGTTCATGACTAGAGTGCCGGCGGACATCCTGGTAGTGTTGGACGAAGCCTATTACAGCTATGCGGCCACCAACCCTGAATATCCCAGAGGGCTGACTTTGAATCACGAAAACTTGATCGTCGCCCGAACCTTCTCTAAGGACTACGGCCTGGCCGGCCTTCGGCTTGGCTTTGCAGTCGGCGCTGAGTATCTCATTCGTGAACTCTACAAGGTCAAACTGCCGTTCGAACCGAATTATATCGCCCAGTGTGCCGGCATCGCTGCGCTGACAGATGACGAATTTATCCGCAAGGTCGTTGTGCTTAATGAGAGAAACCTGGCCAGGATGTCATTTCGACTGGCGGAACTGGGAATACAGCAGGTGCATTCCGATGCCAACTTCATCCTTATGCTCATGCCCACGGAGCAGTTCGCCATGGATTTCAATGCGGCCTGTCTTGAGCGCGGTCTGATACTGCGTCACGT includes:
- the hisC gene encoding histidinol-phosphate transaminase yields the protein MIRIPPHIQSLQPYVAGKPIAELAREKNLSRIVKLASNENPLGPSPKALEAARLALLESHRYVDPGSYDLVHALAVKHHKPPQQIVCASGVDALLGYIIKAFSEDGDEVLTSEGTFIGIYVNTNKHRRRLCQVPLRQYHYDLDAILDAISPHTRIIYIANPNNPTGTIVTAAEFSQFMTRVPADILVVLDEAYYSYAATNPEYPRGLTLNHENLIVARTFSKDYGLAGLRLGFAVGAEYLIRELYKVKLPFEPNYIAQCAGIAALTDDEFIRKVVVLNERNLARMSFRLAELGIQQVHSDANFILMLMPTEQFAMDFNAACLERGLILRHVRSFGIPNGIRINSGTNEEISFALAVIEEVYAQLHGREHGRLPNTNKG